Genomic DNA from Lagenorhynchus albirostris chromosome 9, mLagAlb1.1, whole genome shotgun sequence:
CCTGCACCTGGGCCCAGCAGGAACCGGAGGGGTAATAAATAGGCAGGATCATAGGCGTCTCCTCAGCCTCACAATCTCTGGAGGTGGGAGAGCGCCGCTCCGGCTTTGAAAGTGAGTATGAAGCAAATGCTAGAAGAGGCGGCATTTTCCTCTGTTCACCTGACACACCTGATTCTTTGAAATACTCCGTGGCCGCGGCCGTGCTGGAAACTGGAGCTGCAGGGAGAGAGCAGCTTTAGATTTAAGCTCAAAAATGGGCTCAGAAGGTGGAACTAGCGTCTCCCCCTCCGATGCTTGAGGCTCTCAACTTGAGCTGAGCCACAGGTTTTCAGGTTCATCCCGATGGGCCCACAGCCGGTTCCTGAGTGGCGTCGGGCCTGGGCTCCTGGGTGGGTGACGGCTGTGGGGGATCATGgggtacttgttttttttttctctttctactctctCCCATTACAAGAACTACCCAGGGCAGAGTGGGAAACAGGGCACGACAAACATCAAGGGAAAAGCCAGCCTTCTCATTCCGGTAACGGGGACCAGCTTTGGATGTGGAAGACTCAAGGTGGCTCACGCCTGGGCATGCTCCCTGGCTGTGAGATGCCAGCAAGGCCACCGGGCGCCCGGCTGCCTCAGCCTTGGGCTCAGGCTGGGTTTGAGATGGGTTGAGGCTGGTGGAGGCGGACCACTGCTCTAGGGGAAAGAACTGGGGAGGAGGTCAGATGCTTGAGGAGCTGTGGGCCTTGTGTGGACCTTTCAGAGGGGCCGGAGTTAGCGTTAGGGTTGGCACTCTATGGGGTAAGGATTGCATTTGTCACACTATCCAGTCCCACTGCGCCTTTGGCCCCATGTAGAATCTGGTTACGGAGCCTTTGTTCACTTACTCAAGACCAAAGCTCTGAATTCGCAGCCCATATGTCACTGAGTTAGAAAGTCTGCCTCTGAGTGGAGAAGGGCCAGGGAAAGTTCCCCCAGGGCAAGCTGGAACCGTCCTACCCGGGACCCTCCTCCACCTTGGGGCTGATCTCTTCCcctccctggcctcagtttctgcatctgtaggTGGTTAGGGGTGAGTGTCCGACCTCACTGGATAGTTTATGACGCTGCCTCAGATAAAGGTTCTGGAAGCAGCCAAAGTATCATGGTCGCTTGAGGGAGGCTTGAAGCCCATGCCTGCTCCCAGGGATGACGGAGGGCCTGGAGCGAGGTGTCCTCTCCGTTACAGGCGGAGCTCCCCTCTGCGGCAGGCCATGGGGTGTTGGTGGCAGCTCCTGCTGGGGCTGTGGGCAGTCCCACCCACGTGGGCTGGGCGCGAGCTGCTCAACATCTGCATGAACGCCAAGCCCCACAAGCCAGCGCCCAGCCCGGAGGCCAAGCTCTACGAGGAGGTATGGAAGCCGGAACTGTCACAGGGTGCAGGGTGGGTGGAGGCTTCTTAGATCAGGGAAGGGACACAAAGGCTAAGACGGCTTCTGAATCCCTATCCATCTTGACTCGTTTGGTTCCCTAGGCTGGGTTTTGGCAAAGGCCACTGGAGTGGGGGGGCTAATTCCCAAATGATTTACCATTTTCATCCCTGAGCTGCATGGCCACTCCTCCCTGAGCTGCACGGCCACTCAGGGAGCAGGGGCAGGTGATGATCCTGGAGACTCATAGATATTCAGCCTAGATTCCAACAAGCAAGttcccctcctctgccctcccaccaGCAGGCcctggaaaaaaataagacttaaGGGACCCCTCCCCAGGTCCCTAAAGGCAATTGACAGGAACGAGGGAGGAGGGGCATGGCTGGCATGTACCTATGAGCCCTTCTCAGCTGCAGGTGCCCTGCCCCAGTGCAACCCCACATTCCCCTGGGTCCTGGGGACAACCCTGCTACCGCCCCCCCAGGATCTGAGACCTTGAAAGCCCCATTCCTAGGGGACTCACAGTCTGTTGCACGGAGACCGGTGTGCAGGCGCCCTTTGGGTGTGAATATCGACAATTTATCGGCATTCCTTCTATCCAGCGGTCGCTGGCCTAAAGGCATCCCACTTGCCGGGTCCTCTTCTAGGGGACATTTTTACCTTTCTGGCCCAGACACTCATCAACCCTCTGCCCCTACTCTCCATGCCTTTTGCCTCTTCATCTACCTTCAGTGCATCCCCTGGAAGGACAGTGCCTGCTGCACGGCCAACACGAGCTGGGAAGCCCACCTGGACGTGTCCCTGCTCTACAACTTCAGCTTGGTTCACTGCGGATTGATGATGCCGGACTGCCAGAAGCACTTCCTGCAGGCCATCTGCTTCTACGAGTGCTCCCCCAACCTGGGGCCTTGGATCCAGCGGGTGGGAAGAagtgggcgggggtgggtgggcaggagaCATGTCCATCAATGCCCTGTTCATAAGAGCCTGAGCCGCAGGATGCTAGCAGGAACAGGAGATGCTGTCCCCCCTACGGACAAGAGCAGAGTCAGAGGCCGCTGTGGGGGACACAGATGGAGAGGAAGTCACCTCTGGCCCTAGAGAATGGCATGCGTGGAGAGTGGTCACTGGAGAGCAGCAGGATGGAGGGACAATTTGAGTCACATCTTCTGTTTGTAGGAACAGGGCTGTGTACAAACTATTTAACCCAGCCTCAgtattctcatttgtaaaataatactTAGTGACGTCATAAGAGAATATGTTCCGATGGTACCTGACCCAAGTTCCATTGCAGCTACTGATAGTCCTCAAATGGGTGCTCGTATAATTCTCGTCTCTTGCTATGCCCGCACTCAGCTGGACCCGCGTGGGCAGGCGGAGCGGATTCTGGACGCGCCCCTGTGCCGGGAGGACTGTGAGCAGTGGTGGGCTGACTGCCGCACATCCTACACCTGCAAATCCAACTGGCACGGCGGCTGGACCTGGAGGCGGGGTGAGTGATGCTAAGCAGGGCCCGGGAGGGCAGGCGCAAGCCCTCTGCTCCCCCGGGACAAATGATGGGGATGTGAGGACAGGAGTGGGTAAGTTGTCCGTGCCTGGGTCTCCCCTCAGGGAAGCCCCGCTGCCCTGCCAGGGCCCTCTGCCACCCTTTCCTGCATTACTTCCCCACCCCGGCTGACCTATGTGAGAAGATCTGGAGCAACTCCTTCAAGGCAAGCCCGGAGCATAGGACCAGCGGGCGGTGTCTGCAGAAGTGGTTCAAGCCTGCCGGGGGCAACCCCAATGTGGCTGTGGCCCGCCTCTTCGCCAGCCCTGCCTCGTCCTGGGGGCTCTCTGACACGCTCCTGGCTTTCTCTCTGTTCCTGCTGCTTCTTTCCCAAGAGCCGCTCCTCCTTGCACACACTCCTGCGCTCCCCCAGCTGTGGGCCAGGCCCGGCCACGGCAGCCTCCTTCCTTAGGACCTTCCTGAAATGAGCAGCACAGGCTGGGGGCTTGTGCCTGAGCCTCCCACGTTTGGTTCTGCTCTGCTGCACCTTCCTGGCCTGGAAggcagctgggggctgggaagcCACAGGTGACCATCCCCTCCTGTCTTAAGGATGGGGGACTCTGAGGTGGGACTGAAGGCCCTTCTCATCCAGTGCACACCCACCCCCTACCCAGTAGAGCTGATGGTGACtgccctggcctcccctcccACGATGGTGTCTCCAACAACACAGCAGTCGACCTTTCCTTCTGCCTGACCCACTCTGTCCTAGCTCTGTGGTCAGGGGTTGGGCTGCAAGAAGCAGAGCCGGTTTGCCCTCTGCACTGAAATCTCCTAGTTGGTTGTTACTTTCCTAATGATGATAAACGTCTTAACACATGCCAGGCCCTCTCTTacatcctcacaacagctctctGGTGGGAGTGCTTTCAACACTCCCTTTTCTTCAATAAGCAACACACCATAAAAAAGACCCAAAGCCGGGACAGCCGTGGTGCCACCCAGACCATCGGCTTTGTTTTGGGCACCAAGATTGAAGCAGCTGTCTCAGGTGCTTTCGGCTTCCCCTCTTCTTTTTAACTCCGGAACCGCAACATGCTGGTCTGAAATGCTGGAAACTTAAGTTCTAATGTCTTTATACCACTTTCTGTATGACTTTTGGCAAGTCCTTTGACCTTCATTTAAGACTGTCGTGGTTTCCCTCTGCTGGCGGAATGAGAAAGTTTGGACCAGATGATTTTAActtatgaaaagaaaaggaaaaaggcagtGCCGTTGTTTTTTGGGATACAGACTGTGCTTCTCGGGCAGTGCCGTGTCCTAAAGACcgagggagaagaggcagaactgAACCCGAGAAGGGACATCAAGACAGCCTTCACATCCCGCTTGTAAGTGGACCGACAGCTGACGCACCCACTCAGAACCTTCTGGAGCCTGAAGCCCAGCAGCGTCCCAGCATAGATGGTGCCTTCCCACAACCTTTTCTTTGTCAAAGAGAGGCTTCTAATATGTCTGCAGTTGAGTTAGAAAAGGCAACCAAGGTCACCCCCATCCCTCCCACACTTACCTTGAACGTGCTCATTCACTGCATAAAGCCCAAGCCTGTTACACACGGGACACACGAGATCTAAAACTTCTGAAGAGAGTCCAGTAAGTGAGGAGCTCAGAGTCTGGAGAAGGAAGCAGACGGCAGCAGTGGTGACAAAGCACTTCAGTCTGCAGGAACGCCTGGGCCGGGGTGGGGTAGGAAGGCCTCATAAGAAAGGTGAGGCTTGAGCCTGGGTGAAGAAGGGTCACTTCACTGAGAACAGGGAGAAATGCGAGACAAAACCCAGCCGGGTCCCCAAGGCATGAACTGTACGAAGCAGgacctttcatttttcttcaatcaatcaatcaatcaattgtGGCTTCAAAAATATGTATAGGTAATATCTCTTGAGAGTTGAGGACTGAATGAAGTGTCTGAGAGTGTATCTTTGGTAATAAAGCTGAGAGTTtaatgaggttttgttttttagtgtttttaggtataaatataaaaattagtcaAAGTAGGGTTAAAGTTGAGACACACAAAGGAAGACTAGTTCTGGGAGCCCTAATAActcttactatttatttatttatttatttatttatttgcgatacgcctcactgttgtggcctccccgttgcggagcacaggctccggacgcgcaggctcagtggccatggctcacgggcccaccctctcccgcggcatgtgggatcttcccggaccggggcacgaacccatgtcccctgcatcggcaggcggactctcaaccactgcgccaccagggaagccctgttactaTTTATTGATTACTCTGTGCCCGAGGCTCTGCTAAGCTCCTTACATGCGTTagttcatttgatcctcacaaaagCCCTGAGAGGTACTCTTGCACCCCCATTTTTCAAATTAGGACAGAAGCATGTGGGTTTGAAACCAGGTAAGTGTGACCCCAGAATCCCAGCTCGTAAGGCTTACACTGAACATCCTGGCAGGTCGTTGAGTGGGGCTGGGGCAGACAtggggaatggagggagggaggctggttcCTGACAGGTCATGGTCAGGAAGGAGACTGATCTCTCTCCCCATATGTGGTTGTGAGGAGTGTTGGGTTTCAAGCAGTTGAGCGGAACCGTCAGATCTGCAGCTAGATTGTTTGCTTTAATCAGAGTATCCTTGCACTTGGTTACAACACATAGGTCAAATGATCTCTAACACACACTGAGCCACAGAGCCGCAGCTGGCCCCTAGGCCCCAGGGCCCCTGCCCAGAGGCTCCCATGTCTAGCCACTGCCGGATCTAGCTATGAGAAAGTTGTCTTATCTTTCTGCCACACATTCAGACTATTTTTTTGCTCTCTGTTCTGTTAGTTTTTCAACTTAATCTTCCAATCTTTGTAATTTGggaaatccatttttaatttccaggaaactttttttaaactccCTCGTTCTTCACAGCCTGCTGATTTTTGGTTTTATGGCCGTAATATCTTCTCATATCTCACTGACGATCTAGCtagaattttctttataaatttattttatttatttatttttggccgtgttgggtctttgttgctgcgcgcgagccTTAGGGGCaggggcttcagtaattgtggcacgcgggctcagtagttgtggctcgcgggctctagagcgcaggctcagtagttgtggtgcacaggcttagttgctccgtggcatgtgggatcttcctggaccagggatcgaacccgtgtcccctgcattggcaggcggattcttaaccactgcaccaccagggaagccctaattagaatttttttttaaagcttgtttctAGTCTCTGAATGACCTGTTTTCTCCAAGGTCAATCTGTTTATCTTGATCTCCTATGTGCTGctggttttctctgtgtgtggTGACCTTGGCTGTGTGTCCATATTTAAGAATGAGTCACTGGGTTGATTTTTCTATCCAAGCGGTATAGGTGTCCTCCATGGTTGTATATGTGGGTCTCCTTTCCCCCGACTAACAAAGCTGATGGGGAGTTCTGGGTACGTGGGGAGGGTTCGTTGACTGGAAGACTTTGCTTCCGAGTGTGGAAATGATGAAAACCCACCAAGTGAGAAGGAGCAAAGCCTCtttattcagagcttgctataGCAAAGGAGTCAGCCACCATTACTGGcattttggcagagactcaaaggagGAAGTTTTAGAGTGGAAAAGAGAGAAGGTTTCAGGGGTGCCCTGATTAGAGGCTGTTGGCATGGGGAAGCTGGAGGTCGGCTAACAAAGCGGGTCCTCCGGTGATTGGTTACATAAT
This window encodes:
- the IZUMO1R gene encoding sperm-egg fusion protein Juno, which gives rise to MGCWWQLLLGLWAVPPTWAGRELLNICMNAKPHKPAPSPEAKLYEECIPWKDSACCTANTSWEAHLDVSLLYNFSLVHCGLMMPDCQKHFLQAICFYECSPNLGPWIQRLDPRGQAERILDAPLCREDCEQWWADCRTSYTCKSNWHGGWTWRRGKPRCPARALCHPFLHYFPTPADLCEKIWSNSFKASPEHRTSGRCLQKWFKPAGGNPNVAVARLFASPASSWGLSDTLLAFSLFLLLLSQEPLLLAHTPALPQLWARPGHGSLLP